A stretch of Brassica napus cultivar Da-Ae chromosome C6, Da-Ae, whole genome shotgun sequence DNA encodes these proteins:
- the LOC106418610 gene encoding non-specific lipid transfer protein GPI-anchored 22 isoform X2 — protein sequence MIRVMGYNQNRQMLALFITAAIMFLGVRSDLNQDIKGCQDSMSDLYSCLPFVTSKAKAPDSTCCTTLKEKINKGQTKRCLCTLVKDRDDPGLGFKVDANRAMSLPSTCHVPANISQCPELLHLPPDSVAAKIFKQFTEGLQNVEPRVPTSSSVKGRDKKQFGLVMAGAFSVWYLV from the exons ATGATTAGAGTCATGGGTTACAATCAAAATCGACAAATGCTGGCTCTATTCATAACAGCAGCAATCATGTTTCTTGGTGTGAGATCAGACTTGAATCAAGACATAAAGGGATGTCAGGACTCCATGTCTGATCTCTACTCATGTCTTCCTTTTGTAACTAGCAAAGCTAAAGCTCCAGACTCAACATGTTGCACCACACtcaaggaaaaaataaataaagggCAGACCAAGAGATGTCTCTGCACTCTTGTCAAAGACAGGGATGATCCTGGTTTAGGGTTCAAAGTTGATGCCAACCGTGCAATGAGCCTTCCTTCCACTTGTCATGTCCCTGCAAATATCTCACAATGCCCAG AGCTTCTACATTTGCCTCCAGATTCAGTAGCCGCCAAGATTTTTAAGCAATTCACTGAAGGCTTACAAAATGTTGAACCTAGAG TCCCCACAAGTTCAAGCGTCAAAGGAAGAGATAAGAAGCAATTTGGTCTAGTGATGGCTGGAGCTTTCTCAGTATGGTACCTAGTATAA
- the LOC106418610 gene encoding non-specific lipid transfer protein GPI-anchored 22 isoform X1 yields the protein MIRVMGYNQNRQMLALFITAAIMFLGVRSDLNQDIKGCQDSMSDLYSCLPFVTSKAKAPDSTCCTTLKEKINKGQTKRCLCTLVKDRDDPGLGFKVDANRAMSLPSTCHVPANISQCPELLHLPPDSVAAKIFKQFTEGLQNVEPRAVPTSSSVKGRDKKQFGLVMAGAFSVWYLV from the exons ATGATTAGAGTCATGGGTTACAATCAAAATCGACAAATGCTGGCTCTATTCATAACAGCAGCAATCATGTTTCTTGGTGTGAGATCAGACTTGAATCAAGACATAAAGGGATGTCAGGACTCCATGTCTGATCTCTACTCATGTCTTCCTTTTGTAACTAGCAAAGCTAAAGCTCCAGACTCAACATGTTGCACCACACtcaaggaaaaaataaataaagggCAGACCAAGAGATGTCTCTGCACTCTTGTCAAAGACAGGGATGATCCTGGTTTAGGGTTCAAAGTTGATGCCAACCGTGCAATGAGCCTTCCTTCCACTTGTCATGTCCCTGCAAATATCTCACAATGCCCAG AGCTTCTACATTTGCCTCCAGATTCAGTAGCCGCCAAGATTTTTAAGCAATTCACTGAAGGCTTACAAAATGTTGAACCTAGAG CAGTCCCCACAAGTTCAAGCGTCAAAGGAAGAGATAAGAAGCAATTTGGTCTAGTGATGGCTGGAGCTTTCTCAGTATGGTACCTAGTATAA